The following are encoded together in the Oceanobacillus zhaokaii genome:
- a CDS encoding AraC family transcriptional regulator — protein MKSKSFKQTFEGTQRPPLTTYPNSDLNHIEFAELIQNVESLSWIVSVHQEISQSNATAHLHSHSYYELICGLNNDVEYLVGADRYQQQKGDLIWIEPGISHKPILPKSLEESYHWDVLRFSPEFVEALIEIAPDWYKGEQQNYKLIRTAGTRWRFLPALLRSTAEEFEKKEFGWDLIVMGNALTILAHLRRAVIDETAKIQKVEKPELLDMALGYIEENLVGKITLSGIAQNFYVSESTISHLFQQKLGISFYRYVMQRRLNTAENLILKGKSMEWISEQVGFTDYSSFYRAFKKEYGMSPSQYRRLQGKPKVMDLKV, from the coding sequence ATGAAATCCAAATCATTCAAACAAACTTTTGAAGGGACGCAAAGACCTCCTCTAACAACATACCCAAACAGCGATCTTAATCACATCGAATTCGCTGAGCTTATCCAGAACGTAGAATCATTATCTTGGATTGTAAGCGTCCATCAAGAAATAAGCCAATCTAATGCGACCGCACATTTGCATAGCCATTCGTATTATGAGCTTATATGCGGACTTAACAATGACGTAGAATACCTGGTCGGTGCCGACCGTTATCAACAGCAGAAAGGTGATCTGATCTGGATTGAACCAGGTATCAGCCATAAGCCAATACTACCGAAGAGTTTGGAGGAATCATATCACTGGGATGTTTTAAGGTTTAGTCCAGAGTTTGTGGAGGCACTTATAGAGATAGCTCCGGATTGGTATAAAGGAGAACAGCAAAATTACAAGCTTATTCGTACTGCTGGAACCAGATGGAGGTTCTTACCAGCTCTGCTGCGCAGCACAGCTGAAGAGTTCGAAAAGAAGGAATTCGGCTGGGATCTGATTGTCATGGGAAATGCTTTGACGATTCTGGCACATTTGCGACGTGCCGTTATCGATGAAACAGCTAAAATCCAAAAGGTGGAAAAACCGGAACTTTTGGATATGGCTTTAGGCTATATCGAGGAAAACTTGGTTGGCAAGATTACGCTATCAGGGATTGCGCAAAATTTCTATGTCAGTGAAAGTACCATCAGTCATCTTTTTCAGCAAAAATTGGGCATCAGCTTCTATCGTTATGTGATGCAGCGACGGCTCAACACAGCGGAAAATCTAATCCTCAAAGGGAAATCCATGGAGTGGATATCTGAGCAGGTGGGTTTTACCGATTATTCTTCTTTCTATCGGGCCTTCAAAAAGGAATACGGTATGTCACCCAGTCAATACCGCAGGCTTCAGGGAAAACCCAAGGTTATGGATCTGAAAGTATAG
- a CDS encoding MFS transporter — MVHYTSIIGLMSYISLISIVLNVIILAISPKLAKMLGLTNLIRYALVLSGSLFVMLFAMHLFTDVNAWTHLILSTVAYCTAGVSTFMQWGLLSESIDYNEVVTGKRTEGSMYGTFNMVRRIGTTIGSSIAVLMLGWIGYDSVAAETGLAQATSTLTGIKILSILVPAIFLIGCWVAFKFVWNITPEIRTQIAERKSAG, encoded by the coding sequence TTGGTTCACTACACATCAATTATCGGCCTGATGAGCTATATCAGTCTCATTTCCATTGTCTTGAACGTGATTATCTTAGCTATTTCTCCTAAACTGGCTAAGATGCTGGGCCTGACCAATCTGATCCGCTATGCACTGGTGCTGTCCGGTTCTCTGTTTGTGATGCTGTTCGCTATGCATCTGTTTACCGATGTGAATGCCTGGACCCATTTGATTTTGTCAACTGTAGCTTATTGCACCGCTGGCGTTTCCACCTTCATGCAGTGGGGATTGCTAAGTGAATCCATTGACTACAACGAGGTGGTCACCGGCAAGCGCACCGAAGGCTCCATGTACGGCACATTCAACATGGTCCGCCGTATAGGTACCACCATTGGCAGCTCTATTGCTGTTCTGATGTTGGGCTGGATTGGCTACGACTCCGTTGCCGCGGAAACTGGTCTTGCACAGGCTACTAGCACCCTAACCGGTATCAAGATTTTAAGTATCTTGGTTCCCGCTATCTTCCTGATTGGCTGCTGGGTTGCGTTCAAGTTCGTATGGAACATCACGCCTGAAATTCGCACACAGATTGCGGAAAGGAAATCTGCTGGTTAA
- a CDS encoding beta-glucuronidase, with protein sequence MTQFIKLDNSSLKQLRTVDSRLMSYNIEMTEVTGGTFWKPYTPAQIAGTETFPPIKDMSELPKLMQWYDPIDLTSENLLVLAKALGPVWIRVSGTWANKTYYNFEGKYAPGVIPEGFQNVLQKDQWLKLLDFVKAVDAKLLVSFANCPGIHAADEPWTPDQAKLLFDLSSEYGVPINAIEFMNEPNLLSISGVPEGYTAADFARDQEICNAWVKENYPDCLIVGPSTTDSDAMRMGPDDAKGGGGIADASPTVSTAELMQSYEVPLDVFSYHYYNGISERLASIMPDAHWKSEEAHTDAYLAMAGRCARVYSTMRDKYCPGSQMWVTESGDAGGGGSTWAPTYLDVLRTLNELGDFATVTDGIIFHNTLASSDYGFLQHGSFNPRPNYFAVLLWNRLMGITVYDSGIPHAEGAHVYCHSRKDDKDGCVYLVINNSLTETTTVELPKNAVRYTLSGNGDMRSSVIYLNGNPLVLGENNELPALEGVMQDADNVELAPGTCTFLVL encoded by the coding sequence ATGACACAATTTATCAAGCTGGATAACAGCTCATTGAAGCAGCTTAGAACCGTGGATTCTCGTCTCATGTCCTACAATATTGAGATGACTGAGGTTACAGGCGGTACCTTTTGGAAGCCCTACACCCCTGCTCAGATTGCAGGAACTGAAACTTTTCCTCCAATCAAGGATATGTCCGAACTACCGAAGCTCATGCAATGGTATGACCCCATTGATTTGACCAGCGAAAATCTGCTGGTACTGGCTAAAGCCTTGGGTCCTGTCTGGATACGTGTTTCGGGCACCTGGGCGAACAAAACCTACTATAACTTTGAAGGCAAGTACGCACCCGGTGTGATACCCGAAGGCTTCCAGAATGTGCTGCAGAAGGATCAGTGGCTGAAGTTGCTAGACTTTGTTAAAGCAGTGGATGCAAAGCTCCTGGTTTCCTTTGCCAATTGTCCCGGCATTCATGCAGCCGACGAGCCTTGGACTCCCGATCAGGCAAAGCTGCTGTTCGATCTGAGTTCGGAGTACGGTGTACCCATCAACGCAATAGAGTTTATGAATGAGCCCAACCTCTTGTCCATCAGCGGCGTGCCTGAGGGATATACTGCTGCTGACTTTGCCCGGGATCAGGAGATCTGCAACGCCTGGGTGAAGGAGAACTATCCCGACTGCCTGATCGTCGGTCCCTCCACCACCGATAGCGACGCCATGCGAATGGGTCCTGACGATGCCAAGGGCGGTGGCGGTATCGCGGATGCCTCTCCCACCGTTAGCACGGCTGAGTTGATGCAGAGCTATGAGGTGCCGCTGGATGTATTTAGCTATCACTACTATAACGGCATTTCCGAGCGTCTTGCCTCCATTATGCCTGATGCCCACTGGAAGAGTGAAGAAGCTCACACCGATGCCTATCTGGCAATGGCGGGTCGATGTGCCAGAGTCTATTCAACCATGCGGGACAAATACTGCCCTGGCAGTCAGATGTGGGTTACTGAAAGTGGCGATGCTGGCGGCGGGGGAAGTACCTGGGCTCCTACTTATCTGGATGTACTGCGGACCCTGAACGAGCTGGGCGACTTTGCCACCGTCACTGACGGTATTATCTTCCATAATACGCTGGCGTCTTCCGACTATGGATTCCTGCAGCACGGTTCCTTCAACCCTCGTCCCAATTACTTTGCTGTATTGCTGTGGAACAGGCTGATGGGTATTACTGTCTATGACTCTGGGATCCCCCATGCTGAAGGTGCTCATGTCTACTGCCACTCTCGCAAGGACGACAAGGATGGCTGCGTCTATCTCGTTATCAACAACTCCCTGACCGAGACTACCACTGTGGAACTGCCTAAGAATGCTGTCCGCTATACTCTGTCCGGAAATGGTGATATGCGTAGTTCCGTGATATATCTGAACGGAAATCCTCTGGTTCTAGGTGAGAACAACGAACTCCCTGCTTTGGAAGGAGTAATGCAGGACGCAGACAATGTGGAGCTCGCTCCTGGCACCTGTACTTTCCTGGTTCTGTAA
- a CDS encoding sigma-70 family RNA polymerase sigma factor, producing the protein MNELNQLAVTDEMMLDEREQIIDQLMREYSDDILHLVYTYVKNRTIAEDLAQEIFIKCYEKLNQFNQQSTIKTWLYRIASNHCKDYLRSWHYRKITLSNKVFDHIPSKSKQVEEEVIKHSEENSLTNAVMNLPLKYREVVFLHYYEELSLKEISKITSVNINTLKTRLKRAKELLKDKMIEEV; encoded by the coding sequence ATGAATGAACTAAACCAATTGGCGGTGACAGATGAAATGATGCTGGATGAGCGTGAGCAGATCATTGATCAATTAATGCGTGAATACAGCGATGATATCCTGCATCTTGTATATACATATGTAAAAAACCGAACCATAGCAGAAGATTTGGCACAAGAGATATTTATAAAGTGTTATGAAAAATTAAATCAATTTAATCAGCAGTCAACAATAAAAACTTGGCTATATCGCATTGCGAGTAATCATTGCAAGGACTATTTAAGAAGCTGGCATTATCGCAAAATAACGCTTAGCAATAAAGTATTTGACCATATCCCTTCTAAGTCAAAACAGGTGGAAGAGGAGGTTATCAAGCATAGTGAAGAAAATAGCTTAACGAATGCCGTCATGAATTTGCCTCTAAAGTACAGAGAAGTCGTATTTCTACATTATTATGAAGAACTGTCTTTAAAAGAGATAAGCAAGATTACTTCAGTAAATATAAATACATTAAAAACGAGATTAAAGCGTGCGAAGGAATTATTAAAAGACAAGATGATAGAGGAGGTTTAG
- a CDS encoding PadR family transcriptional regulator, whose translation MNDPFKNLKSSMEKSIFKDFSFSNERKNAVLEAIRTNQQSQFHTETIIAILESVQHESKDGYNISVQLFQKNERAFQKNEGQLYTLLHLLENKEMLTSNWINNKKYYSLNSKGKKYLATYKQDTTKQGLSLNPFITEASL comes from the coding sequence ATGAATGATCCATTTAAGAACCTGAAGAGTTCGATGGAAAAATCAATATTCAAGGATTTTTCTTTTTCTAATGAAAGAAAAAATGCCGTGCTTGAAGCCATTCGTACGAATCAGCAATCACAATTTCATACAGAAACCATTATAGCTATATTAGAATCTGTTCAGCATGAATCAAAGGATGGCTACAATATTTCCGTCCAACTTTTTCAAAAAAATGAACGTGCTTTCCAAAAAAATGAAGGGCAGCTTTATACACTGCTACATCTATTAGAAAATAAAGAAATGCTTACTTCAAATTGGATAAATAACAAGAAATATTATTCTTTAAACTCCAAAGGTAAAAAATACTTAGCTACTTATAAACAAGATACCACTAAACAAGGATTATCCCTTAATCCCTTCATAACGGAGGCATCTTTATGA
- a CDS encoding FtsW/RodA/SpoVE family cell cycle protein, whose protein sequence is MSSPKFEEFLSKVTSKVKSTEAHNRIKKELTHHLQELSQSYKKRGFSEEDSDEKAIQEMGNPFIIGEKLNHLHKPKMDWILIVLFVIFTSISFLPLVGGIPGISSSITHIMGRQAIWYSLAALVIIGFLFFNYQKSKNWWMHFYAIGLFIHVYLYLFGYTVNGAKRWISLPGLTVDGTILSLFFFFLAWAGIFNKINEFRSWKKQGFLLVLFWIPILLYMIVPNFMVGVIYFFCLLGMFTFARVHKKLAINLVVSNLVAGIIFIIMIITTTSHQSYFLTRLSTFINPNADPNGAGYMYMVVRNVLAEAGWFGNGLNNDLKFQLLPESHTDFAFPFLVYSLGWTFGIGLCLVLLIFILRISKNAFKTKDLYGRLIVIGGAVLFAVPTTWNILMAFGIVPIMEVSLPFISYGGSAILFYAAVLGFILNVYRRKDIVEPTIADDINI, encoded by the coding sequence ATGAGTTCTCCCAAATTTGAAGAATTTTTAAGCAAAGTCACTTCCAAAGTCAAATCTACGGAGGCCCACAACAGGATAAAAAAAGAGCTTACTCATCATCTGCAAGAGTTAAGTCAATCTTACAAAAAAAGAGGATTTTCTGAAGAAGATTCAGATGAAAAGGCCATTCAAGAAATGGGAAATCCATTTATTATTGGAGAGAAATTAAATCACCTTCATAAGCCAAAAATGGATTGGATCCTAATTGTTTTATTTGTTATTTTTACTAGTATCAGTTTTCTCCCGTTAGTTGGTGGAATTCCTGGGATTTCATCATCAATCACCCATATTATGGGGAGACAAGCTATCTGGTACTCCTTAGCTGCTCTTGTGATTATTGGGTTTCTATTCTTTAATTATCAAAAATCAAAGAATTGGTGGATGCACTTTTATGCTATCGGCTTGTTCATTCACGTATATCTCTATTTATTTGGATATACGGTCAACGGAGCAAAAAGATGGATTTCACTTCCAGGCCTAACGGTCGATGGCACTATATTGAGTTTATTTTTCTTTTTCCTGGCTTGGGCCGGTATTTTTAACAAAATAAATGAGTTTCGCAGTTGGAAAAAACAAGGATTTCTTCTTGTTTTATTTTGGATTCCCATATTGCTCTACATGATAGTGCCAAACTTTATGGTTGGGGTCATTTACTTTTTCTGTTTACTAGGAATGTTTACATTTGCACGTGTTCATAAGAAATTAGCTATCAACCTAGTCGTATCAAATCTAGTGGCTGGTATCATCTTCATCATTATGATTATTACTACGACCTCACACCAAAGTTATTTTCTTACTAGATTATCTACTTTTATAAACCCAAATGCCGATCCAAATGGAGCCGGATATATGTATATGGTCGTTAGGAATGTCCTTGCAGAAGCGGGATGGTTCGGTAACGGACTTAATAATGATTTGAAATTTCAATTGTTGCCAGAATCACATACAGATTTTGCTTTCCCCTTCCTCGTCTATTCTCTTGGTTGGACATTCGGAATCGGTCTTTGTTTGGTTCTGCTGATTTTTATTTTAAGAATCTCAAAAAATGCATTTAAAACAAAAGATCTTTATGGGAGATTAATCGTAATCGGTGGTGCTGTATTATTTGCCGTTCCTACTACTTGGAATATATTGATGGCCTTTGGAATCGTGCCCATCATGGAAGTTTCCCTGCCGTTTATTAGTTATGGAGGAAGTGCAATCCTCTTTTACGCTGCTGTTTTAGGGTTCATTTTAAATGTTTATCGAAGAAAGGATATTGTAGAACCCACGATAGCAGATGATATAAACATTTAA
- a CDS encoding IS3 family transposase (programmed frameshift): protein MVKFSSKEKLQAVKRYLDGGESGLDIARSIGVHHSNLHQWIKQYELFGENVFRKNYTTYSVEYKLDVLSYMNVQGTSIRETAAIFNIPSPETLRKWKVAYETKGADALNAKKKGRPSMKNEDQNVRKKPIPTKDSIEDLQSELEYLRAENAYLKKLQFLSSGERKIKTKEKALVVNELRKEFALDILLHIAEIKRSTFYYWIKKSANPDPDIELKTLIQSIYDEHKGRYGYRRIRDELRNRGYQVNHKKVQRIMKELGLVSLVRIKKYRSYKGKVGKIAPNILERNFTAEKPNEKWVTDITEFKLFGEKLYLSPILDLFNGEIITYTIGSRPTYSLVSDMLNQSFERLTGDENLIIHSDQGWHYQMKQYRHALKEQGITQSMSRKGNCYDNAVIENFFGIMKSEFLYLSEFKSIDHFKQELKKYMDYYNNKRIKAKLKGMSPIQYRTHAHQAA from the exons ATGGTTAAATTTTCTTCTAAAGAAAAACTACAAGCAGTAAAGCGATATTTAGATGGAGGCGAAAGTGGTTTAGATATTGCTCGGTCTATTGGTGTACATCATAGTAACCTTCACCAGTGGATTAAACAGTATGAACTTTTTGGTGAGAATGTATTTCGAAAAAACTATACAACCTACTCTGTAGAGTATAAACTAGACGTACTTAGCTACATGAACGTACAAGGGACGTCTATCAGGGAAACGGCGGCAATTTTTAATATTCCATCTCCTGAAACACTTCGAAAATGGAAAGTTGCCTACGAAACAAAAGGAGCAGATGCCCTAAATGCGAAGAAAAAGGGGCGTCCTTCTATGAAAAATGAAGACCAGAATGTACGAAAGAAACCTATACCTACAAAAGATTCTATTGAGGATTTACAGTCGGAATTAGAGTATTTACGAGCGGAGAATGCATATCTAAAAAAGCTCCAAT TCCTTAGTTCAGGAGAGAGAAAAATCAAAACTAAAGAAAAAGCGTTAGTAGTTAATGAACTGAGGAAAGAATTTGCATTAGATATCCTTCTCCATATAGCTGAGATAAAGAGGAGTACTTTTTATTACTGGATTAAGAAATCTGCAAATCCAGATCCAGATATTGAACTTAAAACGTTAATTCAATCTATTTATGATGAACATAAGGGACGTTATGGATATCGACGTATTCGTGATGAACTAAGAAACCGTGGATATCAAGTAAACCATAAGAAAGTCCAACGAATTATGAAGGAATTAGGATTAGTTTCTCTCGTAAGAATAAAGAAATATCGTTCCTATAAAGGAAAAGTGGGTAAAATAGCCCCGAATATTTTAGAGCGTAATTTTACTGCTGAAAAACCTAATGAGAAGTGGGTAACTGACATTACAGAATTTAAACTATTTGGAGAGAAACTCTATCTATCTCCAATTCTAGATTTATTTAATGGTGAAATCATCACATATACCATTGGTTCCAGACCAACTTACTCCCTTGTTTCAGATATGTTAAACCAGTCATTTGAACGCTTAACAGGCGATGAGAACCTAATCATCCACTCTGATCAAGGCTGGCATTACCAAATGAAACAATATCGTCACGCCTTAAAAGAACAAGGCATTACACAAAGCATGTCCCGTAAGGGCAACTGTTACGACAATGCCGTAATCGAGAATTTCTTTGGAATTATGAAGTCTGAGTTTCTTTATTTAAGTGAATTTAAGAGTATTGATCATTTTAAACAAGAACTTAAAAAATATATGGATTACTATAATAATAAACGGATTAAGGCAAAACTAAAGGGCATGAGCCCGATACAATATCGAACCCATGCCCATCAAGCTGCCTAA
- a CDS encoding zinc-binding dehydrogenase, giving the protein MRAWIFKGTNQPLELTEVADPIPAKGEVVVDIKASGLCHSDVSALEDPDWIVNFPKLPVVLGHEAAGVVSAVGEGVTNVKIGDRVGIPSGPPSNIGYFRHGAYAEKISIPSDVAVKIPDSVDFIKAAAGTDSGNVAHHAVVTVGQIKPGEKVGIIGIGGLGQIGARIAVLKGAEVYAAEPKQDAWPLAESLGVKKVVSDIRELADVGLNLIVDFAGFGTTTAGAIDVVAEHGRVVQVGMGRLQAEINTNSLILKHVQLLGSMGGGVEDLAGVYELMATGKLNPALSTTTFEEIDNGLERLKRGEVKGRLVADLQ; this is encoded by the coding sequence ATGAGAGCATGGATTTTTAAAGGTACAAATCAACCATTAGAGCTAACTGAAGTAGCGGATCCAATTCCAGCAAAAGGAGAAGTAGTTGTAGACATAAAAGCATCTGGTTTATGTCATTCAGATGTATCAGCGCTTGAAGATCCGGATTGGATTGTTAACTTTCCGAAATTACCAGTAGTACTAGGACATGAAGCGGCTGGGGTCGTTTCTGCAGTTGGTGAAGGGGTAACAAATGTTAAAATTGGAGATCGTGTAGGGATTCCTTCTGGTCCACCTTCTAATATTGGATACTTCCGTCACGGGGCATATGCAGAAAAAATTTCGATACCATCTGATGTAGCTGTGAAAATCCCTGATTCAGTTGACTTCATTAAAGCTGCTGCAGGCACAGATTCTGGTAATGTTGCCCACCATGCTGTTGTTACAGTCGGTCAAATCAAACCAGGTGAAAAAGTGGGTATTATTGGTATTGGCGGTCTTGGACAAATCGGTGCTCGTATTGCTGTCCTAAAAGGGGCAGAGGTATACGCAGCGGAACCAAAACAAGATGCTTGGCCATTAGCTGAATCACTAGGTGTAAAAAAAGTGGTTTCTGATATTAGAGAACTTGCAGATGTCGGCTTAAACTTAATCGTAGACTTTGCTGGTTTTGGTACTACAACAGCAGGTGCTATCGATGTTGTAGCTGAACACGGTCGTGTAGTTCAGGTTGGTATGGGACGCTTACAAGCTGAAATCAATACGAATTCGCTTATATTAAAACATGTACAACTTTTAGGTTCAATGGGTGGCGGTGTTGAAGATTTAGCAGGCGTTTACGAACTAATGGCAACAGGTAAGCTTAACCCAGCTTTATCGACAACTACCTTTGAAGAAATCGACAATGGATTAGAACGACTAAAACGCGGTGAAGTAAAAGGGCGTCTTGTAGCAGACTTACAATAA
- a CDS encoding TetR/AcrR family transcriptional regulator, which produces MEDFPYLDKRVQKTKQDLYSVFFELLKQKNYAQITIKDIIQLAECSRGTFYAHYNNKDDLLNEIIHFLFKKMVKAYRSSYINKASINIQKLVDEPLNLLNHFMHYGECYQLLLGNNIQIDFRDKITDAIISLYLKEFDIQSTSDKKKVDVNLLKRYSAYGLAGLILDWIIDDFPIEPYKFSIELMKTIQYSLGTIQIKN; this is translated from the coding sequence ATGGAAGATTTTCCATATCTAGATAAGCGAGTTCAAAAAACAAAACAAGATTTATATAGCGTTTTTTTTGAATTACTAAAACAAAAAAATTATGCACAAATTACGATAAAGGATATTATTCAATTGGCAGAATGTAGTCGAGGAACATTTTATGCTCACTATAACAATAAGGATGATTTATTAAATGAGATTATCCATTTTCTTTTTAAAAAAATGGTGAAGGCTTATCGTAGTTCATATATAAATAAAGCTTCGATTAATATACAAAAATTAGTAGACGAGCCATTGAATTTATTAAATCATTTTATGCATTATGGAGAATGTTATCAATTATTACTTGGAAATAATATTCAGATTGATTTCCGTGATAAAATAACGGACGCAATCATAAGTCTATACCTAAAGGAATTTGATATTCAAAGTACATCGGATAAGAAAAAAGTAGATGTAAATTTATTGAAACGATACTCTGCATACGGATTAGCTGGATTAATTTTGGATTGGATAATAGATGATTTTCCTATTGAACCTTATAAGTTTTCAATAGAACTAATGAAGACAATTCAATATTCACTCGGTACGATTCAAATTAAAAATTAA
- a CDS encoding SDR family NAD(P)-dependent oxidoreductase: protein MGRLDGKVALITGAAQSLGAEHVRTFVKEGAKVVISDILVDEGEQLAKELGDNALFIKLDVTKPDDWTNALEKTKETFGTVDILVNNAAYAGPQAKIADMKDEDYLKIIDVTQNSVFYGMKAVIPYMIEQGRGSIINIASIASFRHVDANPNIFYTTAKHAILGLTKGAALEYGENNIRVNAVAPGVILTPATKEFLNKEQLDSLASEVPLGKLADLEDVSKAVVFLASEDASYISGETIVVDGGRLAH, encoded by the coding sequence ATGGGTCGTTTAGATGGAAAAGTCGCTCTTATAACAGGTGCTGCGCAAAGTTTAGGTGCTGAACATGTACGAACATTTGTTAAAGAAGGTGCAAAAGTTGTCATTTCAGATATCCTTGTAGATGAAGGTGAACAATTAGCTAAAGAACTTGGAGATAATGCATTATTTATTAAGCTAGATGTTACAAAGCCAGATGACTGGACAAATGCGTTAGAAAAAACGAAAGAAACATTTGGAACGGTTGATATATTAGTAAATAATGCTGCTTATGCAGGTCCTCAGGCAAAAATTGCTGATATGAAAGATGAAGATTATCTAAAAATTATTGATGTCACTCAAAATTCAGTTTTTTATGGCATGAAAGCTGTAATACCATACATGATTGAGCAAGGCAGAGGTTCAATAATTAATATTGCGTCTATTGCTAGTTTTCGACATGTAGATGCAAATCCAAACATATTCTACACTACAGCAAAACATGCAATTTTAGGATTAACAAAAGGAGCTGCTTTAGAATATGGTGAAAACAATATTCGTGTCAATGCTGTAGCTCCAGGTGTTATATTGACTCCTGCAACAAAGGAATTTCTAAATAAGGAACAATTGGACAGTTTGGCTAGTGAGGTTCCTTTAGGAAAATTGGCCGATTTAGAAGATGTCTCTAAAGCCGTAGTATTCTTGGCTTCTGAAGATGCATCGTATATTTCAGGTGAAACTATAGTTGTTGACGGTGGTAGGTTAGCTCATTAA
- a CDS encoding SDR family oxidoreductase → MIDVLKYEGEKVVVTGVASGMGEETARLLSKLGAEVYGLDINKPEIEIDHFIPVNLNDKSSIDDAVEKLPEKISSIFNCAGVAGSTYANKSFSRLDVITINFIGPRHLIESLVPKMKKEGAIAILSSINGLGWTANKERLLPLLNTSSFDEAQEWYKENEKTFMEPYDETPIPEYTVSKELVTSWVKKRAYELSEQNIRLNSVSPSAVNTTMMDSFNELTGMDVMATSRSKIDRESEREDNAKVLIFLNSDLASYVSGQDIVVDYGFSGHGIHGLI, encoded by the coding sequence ATGATTGATGTACTCAAATATGAGGGTGAGAAAGTAGTAGTTACTGGTGTTGCTTCAGGTATGGGAGAAGAAACAGCAAGACTTTTATCTAAGTTAGGTGCGGAGGTGTACGGTTTAGATATTAATAAGCCAGAAATAGAAATCGATCATTTTATACCAGTTAATTTAAATGATAAATCGTCAATTGATGATGCTGTAGAAAAACTCCCAGAAAAAATTAGTTCAATTTTTAATTGTGCTGGTGTTGCGGGATCTACATATGCAAATAAAAGTTTTTCTAGATTAGACGTAATTACTATTAATTTTATAGGACCAAGGCACCTTATTGAATCTTTAGTTCCCAAAATGAAAAAAGAGGGCGCTATCGCTATTCTTTCATCAATAAATGGTTTGGGTTGGACCGCTAACAAAGAAAGACTATTACCCTTGTTAAATACTTCATCCTTTGATGAAGCACAAGAATGGTACAAAGAAAATGAAAAAACATTTATGGAACCTTATGATGAAACACCTATACCAGAATATACTGTTTCAAAAGAGCTAGTTACTTCCTGGGTTAAGAAAAGAGCTTATGAACTATCAGAACAAAATATACGATTAAATAGTGTTTCACCTTCTGCAGTAAATACTACAATGATGGACAGTTTCAATGAGTTAACTGGAATGGATGTTATGGCTACATCAAGATCTAAAATTGATAGAGAATCTGAGAGAGAAGATAATGCAAAAGTGTTAATTTTTTTAAATAGTGATTTAGCTTCTTACGTAAGTGGACAAGATATCGTAGTTGATTATGGATTTTCAGGACATGGTATCCATGGATTAATATAA
- a CDS encoding alpha/beta fold hydrolase yields the protein MAGYINKQCWQCNNCFIAIFRSIAIDLPGHNQIEQVDNSISSFVLEIENILKKLKISSAHFIGNSIGGWVIQAFYSKFPYYVESLTLLDGGYYFLGEREDVEEEIQLPVIERLEDLENVVSETTNSMESLIEEERSNFKSYLQSNFVLKEDLYIHHSNEKALILYRKK from the coding sequence GTGGCAGGTTACATTAATAAGCAGTGCTGGCAATGCAATAATTGTTTTATCGCTATCTTTAGATCCATTGCAATAGATTTACCTGGACATAATCAAATTGAGCAAGTAGATAATTCTATATCCTCTTTTGTATTAGAAATTGAAAACATTTTAAAGAAATTAAAGATTTCATCAGCACATTTTATTGGAAATTCTATTGGTGGCTGGGTAATACAGGCATTTTATTCTAAATTTCCTTATTATGTAGAGTCATTGACATTATTAGACGGTGGTTACTACTTCCTTGGTGAAAGAGAAGACGTTGAAGAAGAGATTCAACTACCAGTCATTGAACGTTTGGAAGATCTTGAAAATGTTGTAAGCGAAACTACTAATTCTATGGAAAGTCTAATAGAAGAAGAACGTAGTAATTTTAAATCTTATCTGCAAAGTAACTTTGTGTTGAAAGAAGATTTATACATACACCATAGTAACGAAAAGGCATTAATACTTTATCGAAAGAAGTAA